The DNA sequence CTATGTGGTGAAATATCGTCAGGATGATTTGCAAAAGTCAGTTCCATCGGGGATCATCAAACTCGGACGGAGTGGGGAAATCAAGATAATCAGGGAATAAATAATTAAGCAGTAATAACTCATAGTGTTCAAATAATGTTACGTGATGCGGGTTGCGAGTTTCGCGACAACCCGTAACCCGTAACCCGTAACAATTTATAAATGAAATACCCACAAAAGAAGATCGGTTTTAACCCGACTAAGCTGAAGGAAGTTGCAGTGAAAGTCTCTGAAACGACCGAACTGATGAAATTTTTGATCGAGAAATTTCCGGAGAAAAGCCGAACTGCAATCAAATCGATGCTGGCTCACAAGCAAGTAACTGTTGGTGATTTAGTAACTACCCAGTTCGACTTTCCACTCAAACGTGGTCAAATGGTCTTTCTCAACAAAAAAAAATCGGAAGAGAAGCCGAGGTTCAGAGGAATGCGGATTGTACACGAAGATGCTGATCTTATTGTAATTGAAAAGGGTAGTGGCCTGCTTTCGATAGCTACCGATAAAGAAAAGGTAAAAACAGCCTATAGCATGTTAAGTGAATATGTGAAAAGGTTCGATCCTAAGAATTTGATTTTCATCGTCCATCGGCTCGACCGCGATACTTCCGGATTAATGATGTTTGCCAAAAGCAAAAAGGTACAGGAAGCGTTGCAAAAGGATTGGAACGAATCAATTATTGAGCGATCTTACGTGGTTGTCGTTGAGGGAGTTGTTGAAAAGGCAGAAGGAACTGTCACTTCGTGGCTCAAGGAGAATAAAGCGCTTGTAATGTATTCGAGTCAAAATCCGGAAGACGGGCAAAAGGCAGTTACCCATTACAAAGTACTTAAAACCGATAAACAATTTTCGTTGCTGGAAGTGAAACTTGAAACCGGTCGCAAAAATCAGATTCGTGTACACATGAAAGATTTAGGTTTCCCGGTAACAGGCGACAAAAAATATGGTGCCAAACTAAATCCTATCGGACAAATGGGGCTGCATGCACGCGTCTTAGCTTTTAAACATCCGGTAACGGGAAGAATGCTTCGCTTCGATACACCCATTCCCGGTAAATTTCTGAAAGCTATCAGGTAGAAACAAAAGATTCATTTTTGACACGGCATTCTTTTACGAGGATGCTATTTTTTATAGTTTTGTCGCTCAATCATTTGCTGAATGGAGATTTTAACTGTCCTTTTGCTGGCCATCGGGTTATCGTTCGATTCATTTGCTGTATCAGTGTGCAGCGGATTAAATCTGCCTCACATCCGATTTTTTCAGGCTGCAAAAATTGCCATATTTCTCGCTTTGTTTCAGGCTTTTATGCCATTAATTGGCTGGCTGGTGGGAAATAGTATGAAATCGTTGATAGAACCTGTTGATCATTGGATCGCCTTTGGACTTTTGAGCCTGATTGGTGGGAAAATGATTATCGAAAGTCTGATCAGTTCTGAAGAAAGGGAAATTAAGAATCCACTTCACATCAAGGTAATCCTCACACTATCAGTCGCTACCAGTATCGATGCGCTGGCCGTTGGATTCAGTTTTTCAACCATTCTGGATAAAATTTTGTTCGCCGTTGTGGTTATTGGTGTGGTCACATTTATCGCGTCGATGCTTGGAATTTTATTAGGGAAGAAAACCGGGCCGAAAATAAACAAGTATGCCGAGATTCTTGGGGGGGCGATCCTAATCATTATAGGCGTGAAGATATTAATTGAGCATTTACTTGTCAATTAGTTGATCCATAGTCTGATAGGTTTTTCTACATTCTTATTCACCCTGTTTTAAGCTAAAAAACATAACCTCCCAATTTTGATTTCTCTTCATCTTCGGCATTATTTTCTATTTTCGCATGCGCATTTATCGATGATGATTTTTGTGTAATGACAGTGGCCTATGAGTAACATGGAACCGAATATTGACAACTATATCATTACCCCTCTTTTTCTGCTTCTGTTGATTGGTGGTTTAATTGGCGTTGTCACGTTCTTTTTCCTGCTTCGGTTTCGCAAAACTCCAGGAGTTAAATATTGGCTGGTATGGCAAATTGCAGCATCAATTTGGGCATTTACTTATGCTTTCGAGTTTGCAGCCACCAACATTGAAACCAAGATATTGTGGTCGAAATTCTCATACTTTGGCATTGTTTATGGTCCGGTTGCCTTCTTGCTTTTCTCATTATCTCTTTCTTCAAAATTCAGGTTGTTGCAAAAAAAATATGTAATCCTGTTTTTTGCACTGGCTACTTTGTTTATCTTATTCCCGTTTACCAACGATTACCACCATCTTCACTGGATAAGTTATGGGGTAAATCCTGAAACCAATGCAACCGACTATGTTTATGGCCCTTTGTTTTGGATCATGATGGGCTTTGCTTACATCGCCTTAATTTCAGGAATTGTCAATATTCTGACACTCTATTTCAAACTTTCAGGATACTATAAACGGCAGATTGCCTTACTTTTTATTACCTCGCTTCTTCCATTGACTGGAAATATAATGTATGTCTTTCATTTAAATCCCTTGCCCGGATTCGATTGGACACCATTTTCTTTTCTTCTTACAGGAATTCTTATTGCCATCAATATCTCACAGTTTAAGATGTTTGATTTGGTTCCCTTTGCCCGAAATAAGTTGTTTGAAGTGTTACCTGATGCAATTCTGATTGTAGATAATCGCAAGCGGATTGCTGATTTTAACCCTGCAATGAAAAGACTCATCGAGATTGACGATCAGAAAATTATTGGGGAAAGTGTGGATGAAATTTTCCCGAAATGGAAGAAGATGATCCGAAAAATCATGGAGGTTTCTGATTTCCAAACCATCGTTTCGCAAGTGATAGATGGCAAGATTTGTTATTTCGATTTGAGTTCATTAACTCTTTCTGATTATGACAATCACAATGATGGAAGGCTGATTGTTTTGAAAGACGTAACTCGTCGGATAAGAGCCGATGAAGAAATTACAGAAACACACATTAATCTAATCAATGAAATTCAGGAAAAAGAAAAGCTGATTCATGATCTGGATGCCTTCTCGCATACTGTTGCTCATGATTTGAAAGGCATGTTGGGCGCTATCGTTTCAGCTAGTAGCATCATAAAGACTGGATTCGGCGATATGTCCAGAGATGAACTTCTGGAAATAAATGACCTGATTGGTCAATCGGCCACGAAGACCATACAAATTACGAATGAATTGCTGACATTGGCTTCGGTTCGTGATCAGGAAATTAAAATGACGACTGTTAACATGCAGACTGTAGTTCAGGAGGCTATGTTTCGATTGAAGGATGTAATCAGCGACAATGAAGCCGAAATAATTCTTCCGGAGTCGTGGCCTGAAGCTTTAGGTTACGAAGCCTGGCTGGAGGAAGTGTGGTTGAACTACATCAGCAATGCCATCAAATACGGTGGAATTCCTCCCTGTATTCAGATTGGAAGTGATATTTTGCCGGATAACCGGGTTAAATTCTGGATCAAGGATAATGGCGTAGGGCTTTCGGCAGATGATATTGATTTGCTCTTTACTAAGTTTACCCGTTTAGATACCTTGCGGGCCGAGGGTCATGGCTTGGGGCTTTCTATCGTAAAACGGATTATGGAAAAATTAGATGGAGAAGTGGGTGTTGAAAGTGAAAATATTCCTGGCCAGGGTAGTACATTCTATTTCATTCTGCCAATGCGATAAGTGCACGAAACACAAGGTTACGCGAAAATATTCCGGCAATTCTACCAAAGAAATAACCCTTTGCTAACAAAAACATGATGAACATTTGCTGAAGTTCTAGTAAATTGCGACATGGAACTTGCTATTTTAACAGATATCGTCATTATTTTCGCTTTTTCGACAGCGGTAAACTACCTGTTTACCAAAATCAGGATACCAACCATTATCGGTTATCTGCTTACCGGAATTGTTGTTGGGCCTTCGCTGCTGTCTATTATCCAGTCTCCGCACGAGATTGAGTTTATGGCCGAGATCGGTATCATTTTACTCATGTTTACCATTGGGCTCGAATTTTCGCTCAATCACCTGATCAAAATCCGGAACATTGTTTTCTTTGGTGGTTTTATCCAACTGGTTTTTACTGCGGGTGTGACGGCTTTATTTGCCCACATGTACAACATGAGTTGGGGCTCTGCCGTTTTCGTCGGTTTCCTGACCGCCTTGAGTAGCACCGCGTTGGTTTTAAAAATCCTTCAGGAGCGAGGCGAACTCACTTCAAACTATGGGCGCACAGTGGTAGGTATTCTTATTTTTCAGGATATTATTTTGATTCCTTTGATTTTATTCACGCCAATGCTGGGCGGACAGACCGCCGATGTCGGAATGAAGTTAATTGGAATGGGAAGTAAAACACTATTTATGGGCGCTTTGGTTTACCTTGGGAACCGTTGGATCATGCCCCGGGTGTTGCACCTGATTGCCCTGACCAAAAATCAGGAATTGTTCCTGATGAGCATTTTACTGGTTTGTCTTGCCGTCGCTTTATTGACTTCAGAATTAGGAATGTCGCTGGCTTTTGGCGCTTTTTTAGGCGGTTTGATGATTTCCCGGTCTGAATACAGTCAGGATGCTTTTAGTCACTTGATCCCCTTTAAAGATACATTCACGAGTTTCTTTTTTGTTTCAATCGGTATGTTGCTCGATTTGAGTTTTGTTATCGATAATATCGGATTAGTTTTAGCAACCGTTCTTTTGGTGATTGCCATCAAAATGGTGGTGGCCGGTGGAACTGCATTTCTGCTGGGGCATACGTTCCGGGGTACAGTTGTTGTTGGATTGGCGATGGCTCAAATCGGAGAATTTTCATTTATTCTGGCAAAAACAGGTCAGACTTACCAAATCCTAACTGATTATTATTACCAGTTATTTTTATCCGTTACAATTGTTTCCATGGCTGCCTCTCCATTCCTGATTATGATTTCAAAGCCTGCGGCGAACATCTTGCTAAAACTGCCGATTCCGGATATTCTGGTAAAAGGGATCTTCCCACTTAAGGAAATTGAGGTGCCAGCTATGCAGAACCATATTGTATTGATTGGCAAAGATTCCCGTTCGCTCAATCTTTCGCGAATGGCCAGTCAAATGAAACTACCATACGTGTCGATTATTTTTGATGCGGCAGCAGCGCGTGCCCGGCAGATGAAAGGTGAAATGGTGGTTTACGGAGATGCAATGAACGAACCCATTCTCCATAAAGCATACATAGAATTTGCCGAAATTGTGGTCGTCAGTATTGGCGATGCCATCACGGCCATCGGGGTTATCGAAAAAGTGCGCAGCCTGAATAAGCACGCTTACATCATGGTTCGGTCAAAGCATGTTTCGGATATCGAAGATTTGTATGAAATGGGCGCCGATCAGGTTATTCCTGAGGAGTTTAAGACTGCCATTGAAATGTTTGAACGTATATTGAAGAAATTACTGATCCCAAAAGGTGAAATTGAATCGGCCATTTCGCACATTCGCGATGATAATTATGGAATTTTCAGGGAAAAAGAAGAAAATAGCACGTTTACACTGACCGATGAAATTCCGGATATTGAAATAGTAGCGTTGAAGGCGAGTAACTACCCATTATTTCTGGGAAGTTCGCTAAAAGATCTCCAATTGCGAAAGGATTTTGGACTTACGGTGGTGGCAGCCAAAAGAGGCGAAAAGATATTTGAAAATCCGGGTTCAGGCTTTATTTTTGAAACGGATGATGTGGTTTACGTTCTGGGCAAACATGAAAAAATAGCACTGCTATCGGCACATTTTGACAAGCCTGATGAAGATAAATACCTCGTCAGCAGCTCCGTTTAATGTAACGATGCCTGAGTATCAAAGGCAAACCTGGAACCTGAAACTTTAAACCTGGAACTTCTTTAGTACGCTCTTCCGTCTTTGCCTTCCACGTAGTTGATGAACGAGGTGTTTACCACTTTGTTTCCGCCCGGAGTCGGATAGTTTCCGGTGAAATACCAGTCGCCGGTATCGTTGGGGCAAGCTTCGTGCAAATTTTCAATGGTTTGGTATATAATTTCCACTTCAGCATTACAGTCGTCAGGCTTCAGTAATTCAGCAATTTTGGCCGATACTTCTTCAGCCTTAAACTGCTTGTATATTTCTTTCACGTAGTTGACAATCTCTTCTTTCGGAAGGTTTTCCTGCTCTTTACACTTACGGTAAACCTCATCAATCACATGCGTCTGGTTGGTATCTTTCAGTAACTCGATGGTGGCATTAAAAGCAATAAACTTATCGAGCACAGCCATATCGATTCCGTAACAATCGGGGTAGCGAATCTGCGGCGCTGAGGAGACAACAATAATTTTCTTTGGATGCAAACGATCCAGAATTTTCAGGATACTTTTCTTCAGAGTCGTACCGCGCACAATTGAATCATCGATAATGACCAACGTATCCTTATCGTTTTTGATAATACCATAAGTTACATCATAAACGTGGGCAACCAAATCGTCGCGACTGGCATCATCGGCAATAAAAGTACGCAATTTCACGTCTTTGATGGCCAATTTCTCCACACGCGGTTCAACCGACAGTACCTCAACCATTTCTTCGTTGGTTATGCTACCATTACGTTCGCGCAATTCCTTGATTTTCCAATCGACACAATACTGACGAACACCCTGAACCAAACCATAAAAAGCAGTTTCAGAAGTATTTGGAATAAATGAAAAAACAGTATTCTCGATGTCGTAATTAATTGATTTCAGGATGGCAGGCGACAACAAACGACCCAATGTTTTTCGCTCCTGATAAATATCTTTGTCGCTCCCACGCGAAAAATAGATGCGCTCGAACGAACACGACCGGCGCGTATGAGGAACACGGATCATTTTATTCGAAACCGATCCATCTTTTTTGATGATCAAAGCCTCGCCAGGTTTCACTTCGCTAACGTCATCAGCCCTCACATTCATCACGGTTTGAATCACCGGACGTTCTGAGGCAACCACTACAATTTCGTCGTCGTAATAATAAAACGCTGGGCGGATTCCCCACGGATCGCGCATCACAAAAGAATCGCCATGTCCAAACATTCCGGCAATGGCATAACCACCATCCCAGTCTTTGCTCGAATTTTCGAGTACTTTCTGCACGTCGAGATTTTTTTCGATCAGTGGCGAAATATCACGGTTCGAATAACCTTCGTTTTTATAATTCCTGAAGTGCAACTGATTTTCTTCATCGAGGAAATGACCTACTTTTTCGAGAACAGTTACTGTATCGGTATAAGCTTTTGGGTGTTGGCCCAAAGCAATCAGTTTGCGGAAAAGCTCGTCAGTATTGGTTAAATTAAAGTTTCCGGCCAATACCAGAGTCCTCGATTTCCAGTTGTTCTGACGCATCACCGGATGCACAAATTCGATGCTGTTTCGTCCGAACGTTCCGTAGCGCAAATGCCCGAGGTAAACTTCGCCCGAGAAAGGTACATTTTCGTATATCCAACGGATGTCGGCGTTTTTAGGTTTATTTTTCTCTGCTTTTTTAATTCCTTTGGCAACTTTATCGAACACATTTTTGATCGGGTTTTCTTCAATCGAGCGATGACGGTTGATATACTCCTGACCCGGTTCAAGTTCCATTTTTACGTTCACAATTCCGGCGCCGTCCTGCCCACGATTGTGCTGTTTCTCCATCAGCAAATACAGCTTATTCAGGCCATATTGCCAGGTGCCGTACTTTTCCTTGTAATACTCAAGTGGTTTACGTAAACGTATCAATGCAATCCCACACTCATGTTTAATCAATTCGCTCATTGTTCTTCGTTTTGCTCTACACTTTCTGTAAATAGTTCGGGAAATCGGATATTATCTTTTACAATAAAGGCATTCGGGTATTTCGAAGCAATGTAGGCTTTGGTTTTCAAAGCTTCACTTTTGTTTCTGAAATCGCCGATCCGCACTTTAAAATTGGGGGTTTGAAATAACATATAGCTTGCAATGTCAGGAAAAACAAGGTTAAATTCGTTTTTTACCCTCACTGCCTGTTCGCGTGCTTTATTCTCGGAACTAAAAAAAATCTCCAGCCGAAAGCCTTCTGTTCCGTTACGTCTTTGATTGATTTGGTTGTGCCGTATGAGCATGTCAGTTATTCGAGGGTCCTGCCTCACTGGCAATTTTCCGAGAAAATCTTCCAGATTTGCAGCCTGATTTGAGATGCCAGAATTTATTCCAAGTGTATCGGTTTGAGCATATCCCAGCGAGCTGAGAAGAACAAAAATGAAGATTACACTACACAAATACCTCATACGATCAGTTTTTGAGTGAGCAAATATAAGATTTTAATAGAACAACTTCGTTAGGTGTTTTGATTTCGATGCAAACAATTTCGACATTGAATTGGCTGTTAAGATACTGATTGTATTTGCTTTAAAACTAATTTAAGTGCAAATAAAATTTAAAAATCAGGAACTCCGGATTGTATTTTTTTACTGAATGTTAAATTTTTGTTTTCCCTTCGACAAGCTCAGGGAACGGTTCTCCCATTTCCTTATTCCAGACTTCCGTCTCCAGTCTCCTGTCTTCCGTCTTCGGTCTTCTGACTTCGGTCTCCTTTTTTTGTTCTCTTGCTTATTCCTGAAAAATAGTGAAATTTGCAGGCTCAAAATCGAATACAAATTGGAAAAGAAAAAATTATTCCTTGAAACCTATGGCTGCCAGATGAATGTGGCCGACAGCGAAGTGGTTGCAGCCATCCTTCAGGACAGAAGTTACGAGGTGGTTGAAAAAGCCGATGGCGCCGATGCCATTTTCTTAAACACCTGTTCGGTACGCGATAACGCAGAGCAACGTATCTGGCATCGTCTCGATTATTTTAAGAGCCTGAAGAAAAAGAATAAGAAACTGATTGTTGGCGTATTGGGCTGCATGGCCGAACGCATTGGCGACGAATTATTGGCTCACCCTTCTGTCGATTTGGTTGCAGGACCAGATGCTTACCGCGATCTTCCTTTCCTAATCGACAAAGCACAAAAGGGAACCGAAGCCATCAATGTTGAACTTTCGGAGAACGAGACTTACGATAAAATTACACCAGTCCGAATTGGCGAGAAAACGCTTTCCGGATTTGTAAGCATTACACGTGGATGCAACAATTTCTGCACCTATTGCATTGTTCCTTACACTCGTGGCCGCGAACGAAGCCGCGATCCGCAGGACATTGTGAACGAAGTGCGAGACCTGGCACAAAAAGGCTACCGCGAAGTGACTTTGCTTGGTCAAAACGTGAACTCGTACAAATGGCTGCCTGAAGGCGAACGCAAGCCAGTCCGTTTTTGGGATTTGATTGAACTGGTTGCCGAAGTTGATCCGTTGGTGCGAATACGTTTTACCACCTCGCACCCCAAAGATATGTCGGATAAAGTATTGAAGGCGATTGCCAAACATCCGAACCTATGCCGCCACATCCATTTGCCGCTTCAGTCGGGCAGTTCGCGCATCCTGAAGCTGATGAACCGCAAATATGACCGCGAATGGTACCTTGATCGCATTCGTGCTATCCGCGAGATTTTACCTGATTGTGGTTTGAGTACCGACGTTTTCTGCGGTTTCTGCACCGAAACATTGGAAGACCACCAAGAAACACTTTCGTTGATGGAGGAAGTGAAATTTGACATGGCGTTCATGTTTAAATATTCGGAGCGTCCCGGAACTTATG is a window from the Aquipluma nitroreducens genome containing:
- a CDS encoding RluA family pseudouridine synthase produces the protein MKYPQKKIGFNPTKLKEVAVKVSETTELMKFLIEKFPEKSRTAIKSMLAHKQVTVGDLVTTQFDFPLKRGQMVFLNKKKSEEKPRFRGMRIVHEDADLIVIEKGSGLLSIATDKEKVKTAYSMLSEYVKRFDPKNLIFIVHRLDRDTSGLMMFAKSKKVQEALQKDWNESIIERSYVVVVEGVVEKAEGTVTSWLKENKALVMYSSQNPEDGQKAVTHYKVLKTDKQFSLLEVKLETGRKNQIRVHMKDLGFPVTGDKKYGAKLNPIGQMGLHARVLAFKHPVTGRMLRFDTPIPGKFLKAIR
- a CDS encoding cation:proton antiporter domain-containing protein: MELAILTDIVIIFAFSTAVNYLFTKIRIPTIIGYLLTGIVVGPSLLSIIQSPHEIEFMAEIGIILLMFTIGLEFSLNHLIKIRNIVFFGGFIQLVFTAGVTALFAHMYNMSWGSAVFVGFLTALSSTALVLKILQERGELTSNYGRTVVGILIFQDIILIPLILFTPMLGGQTADVGMKLIGMGSKTLFMGALVYLGNRWIMPRVLHLIALTKNQELFLMSILLVCLAVALLTSELGMSLAFGAFLGGLMISRSEYSQDAFSHLIPFKDTFTSFFFVSIGMLLDLSFVIDNIGLVLATVLLVIAIKMVVAGGTAFLLGHTFRGTVVVGLAMAQIGEFSFILAKTGQTYQILTDYYYQLFLSVTIVSMAASPFLIMISKPAANILLKLPIPDILVKGIFPLKEIEVPAMQNHIVLIGKDSRSLNLSRMASQMKLPYVSIIFDAAAARARQMKGEMVVYGDAMNEPILHKAYIEFAEIVVVSIGDAITAIGVIEKVRSLNKHAYIMVRSKHVSDIEDLYEMGADQVIPEEFKTAIEMFERILKKLLIPKGEIESAISHIRDDNYGIFREKEENSTFTLTDEIPDIEIVALKASNYPLFLGSSLKDLQLRKDFGLTVVAAKRGEKIFENPGSGFIFETDDVVYVLGKHEKIALLSAHFDKPDEDKYLVSSSV
- the miaB gene encoding tRNA (N6-isopentenyl adenosine(37)-C2)-methylthiotransferase MiaB encodes the protein MEKKKLFLETYGCQMNVADSEVVAAILQDRSYEVVEKADGADAIFLNTCSVRDNAEQRIWHRLDYFKSLKKKNKKLIVGVLGCMAERIGDELLAHPSVDLVAGPDAYRDLPFLIDKAQKGTEAINVELSENETYDKITPVRIGEKTLSGFVSITRGCNNFCTYCIVPYTRGRERSRDPQDIVNEVRDLAQKGYREVTLLGQNVNSYKWLPEGERKPVRFWDLIELVAEVDPLVRIRFTTSHPKDMSDKVLKAIAKHPNLCRHIHLPLQSGSSRILKLMNRKYDREWYLDRIRAIREILPDCGLSTDVFCGFCTETLEDHQETLSLMEEVKFDMAFMFKYSERPGTYAHEHLADDVPEEEKLRRLDEIIQLHNRLSLESNKRDIGKTFEVLVEGTSKKSKEELFGRTSQNKVIVFPAKDFQKGDYVMVKVLRCTQTTLIGTAV
- a CDS encoding SPOR domain-containing protein, coding for MRYLCSVIFIFVLLSSLGYAQTDTLGINSGISNQAANLEDFLGKLPVRQDPRITDMLIRHNQINQRRNGTEGFRLEIFFSSENKAREQAVRVKNEFNLVFPDIASYMLFQTPNFKVRIGDFRNKSEALKTKAYIASKYPNAFIVKDNIRFPELFTESVEQNEEQ
- a CDS encoding manganese efflux pump MntP, with the translated sequence MEILTVLLLAIGLSFDSFAVSVCSGLNLPHIRFFQAAKIAIFLALFQAFMPLIGWLVGNSMKSLIEPVDHWIAFGLLSLIGGKMIIESLISSEEREIKNPLHIKVILTLSVATSIDALAVGFSFSTILDKILFAVVVIGVVTFIASMLGILLGKKTGPKINKYAEILGGAILIIIGVKILIEHLLVN
- a CDS encoding amidophosphoribosyltransferase, whose protein sequence is MSELIKHECGIALIRLRKPLEYYKEKYGTWQYGLNKLYLLMEKQHNRGQDGAGIVNVKMELEPGQEYINRHRSIEENPIKNVFDKVAKGIKKAEKNKPKNADIRWIYENVPFSGEVYLGHLRYGTFGRNSIEFVHPVMRQNNWKSRTLVLAGNFNLTNTDELFRKLIALGQHPKAYTDTVTVLEKVGHFLDEENQLHFRNYKNEGYSNRDISPLIEKNLDVQKVLENSSKDWDGGYAIAGMFGHGDSFVMRDPWGIRPAFYYYDDEIVVVASERPVIQTVMNVRADDVSEVKPGEALIIKKDGSVSNKMIRVPHTRRSCSFERIYFSRGSDKDIYQERKTLGRLLSPAILKSINYDIENTVFSFIPNTSETAFYGLVQGVRQYCVDWKIKELRERNGSITNEEMVEVLSVEPRVEKLAIKDVKLRTFIADDASRDDLVAHVYDVTYGIIKNDKDTLVIIDDSIVRGTTLKKSILKILDRLHPKKIIVVSSAPQIRYPDCYGIDMAVLDKFIAFNATIELLKDTNQTHVIDEVYRKCKEQENLPKEEIVNYVKEIYKQFKAEEVSAKIAELLKPDDCNAEVEIIYQTIENLHEACPNDTGDWYFTGNYPTPGGNKVVNTSFINYVEGKDGRAY
- a CDS encoding histidine kinase N-terminal 7TM domain-containing protein; the encoded protein is MSNMEPNIDNYIITPLFLLLLIGGLIGVVTFFFLLRFRKTPGVKYWLVWQIAASIWAFTYAFEFAATNIETKILWSKFSYFGIVYGPVAFLLFSLSLSSKFRLLQKKYVILFFALATLFILFPFTNDYHHLHWISYGVNPETNATDYVYGPLFWIMMGFAYIALISGIVNILTLYFKLSGYYKRQIALLFITSLLPLTGNIMYVFHLNPLPGFDWTPFSFLLTGILIAINISQFKMFDLVPFARNKLFEVLPDAILIVDNRKRIADFNPAMKRLIEIDDQKIIGESVDEIFPKWKKMIRKIMEVSDFQTIVSQVIDGKICYFDLSSLTLSDYDNHNDGRLIVLKDVTRRIRADEEITETHINLINEIQEKEKLIHDLDAFSHTVAHDLKGMLGAIVSASSIIKTGFGDMSRDELLEINDLIGQSATKTIQITNELLTLASVRDQEIKMTTVNMQTVVQEAMFRLKDVISDNEAEIILPESWPEALGYEAWLEEVWLNYISNAIKYGGIPPCIQIGSDILPDNRVKFWIKDNGVGLSADDIDLLFTKFTRLDTLRAEGHGLGLSIVKRIMEKLDGEVGVESENIPGQGSTFYFILPMR